One Nocardia sp. BMG111209 DNA segment encodes these proteins:
- a CDS encoding VOC family protein, translating into MTVRQVEVGLVSADDSLVDFYAHAFGLRRVPASESRSGTLHRLQADGVSMKVMVPARPPAAADRSAAFLDVTGLRYVTFHVDDLDGTVDRVVEGGGAVLHGPMEIGGGRRVAVLRDPDGNTVEVTAGP; encoded by the coding sequence ATGACCGTGCGACAGGTGGAGGTCGGGCTCGTCAGCGCCGACGATTCCCTCGTGGATTTCTACGCGCACGCGTTCGGTCTGCGCCGGGTGCCCGCGAGCGAATCCCGTTCCGGGACACTGCATCGGCTGCAGGCCGACGGCGTCTCGATGAAGGTGATGGTGCCGGCCCGCCCGCCCGCCGCCGCCGATCGCAGCGCGGCGTTCCTGGACGTCACGGGACTGCGGTACGTCACCTTCCACGTCGACGATCTCGACGGCACCGTCGATCGGGTGGTCGAGGGCGGCGGCGCGGTCCTGCACGGCCCGATGGAGATCGGCGGCGGCCGCCGGGTGGCCGTTCTGCGCGATCCCGACGGCAACACCGTGGAAGTGACCGCCGGTCCCTGA
- a CDS encoding pyridoxamine 5'-phosphate oxidase family protein — protein sequence MTTWRAFATTAPLISAIFLRRHAAAKNLCLLATTRSDGYPRISPIEPRVFEDRLWLVGMPGTTKFKDLQRDPRFCLHTATVDTEVSDGDAKLWGTVYDVRDEALQARWLQSLYEETEFDLRDETFDTFFAAELTGASAVEVRDGHMDVHIWKPGTPEHTVRKH from the coding sequence ATGACGACTTGGCGTGCGTTCGCAACCACCGCCCCGCTCATCTCGGCAATCTTCCTGCGGCGGCACGCCGCGGCGAAGAATCTCTGCCTGCTGGCCACCACCCGCTCCGACGGATATCCGCGCATCAGCCCGATCGAGCCGCGCGTGTTCGAGGACCGGCTGTGGCTCGTCGGCATGCCGGGGACCACGAAATTCAAGGATCTGCAACGGGATCCGCGGTTCTGCCTGCACACCGCCACGGTCGACACCGAGGTCTCCGACGGCGACGCGAAACTGTGGGGCACGGTGTACGACGTTCGCGACGAGGCGCTGCAGGCGCGGTGGCTGCAATCGCTGTACGAGGAGACCGAGTTCGACCTCCGGGACGAGACCTTCGATACGTTCTTCGCGGCCGAACTCACCGGCGCGTCCGCGGTCGAGGTGCGCGACGGTCATATGGACGTGCACATCTGGAAGCCCGGCACGCCGGAACACACCGTGCGCAAGCACTGA
- a CDS encoding serine protease codes for MQDSPRSTRSVAGGALAAAVLAAAVVATGGPARAIVGGTEAAPGAYPWLAAIGTPAFAVRPGGQFCAGALIAPDQVITAAHCAVLAQETPDALTATFGRDDLGGGGGGITVGVKNIRIDPRFRVSIFDSDLTYHHDLAILTLAQPVPVAPVAVASPHGETGTVVGWGATADGDWANARLHTVTVPLASDADCAAAYGTEFDAGEAFCAGSTIADTGEFDSGGPILVDGKLVGVTSWGRGSAQPGYPGVYARVSSTAF; via the coding sequence GTGCAGGATTCACCACGCAGTACCCGATCGGTCGCGGGCGGAGCGCTCGCCGCGGCGGTGCTCGCGGCCGCCGTCGTCGCCACCGGCGGCCCGGCCCGGGCCATCGTCGGCGGCACCGAGGCCGCACCCGGCGCCTATCCCTGGCTGGCCGCGATCGGCACCCCGGCGTTCGCGGTGCGGCCCGGCGGCCAGTTCTGCGCGGGCGCGCTGATCGCCCCGGACCAGGTGATCACGGCGGCGCACTGCGCGGTGCTGGCCCAGGAGACGCCGGACGCGCTCACCGCCACCTTCGGTCGCGACGATCTCGGCGGCGGCGGCGGCGGAATCACCGTGGGCGTCAAGAACATCCGGATCGATCCGCGGTTCCGGGTGTCGATCTTCGACAGCGATCTCACGTACCACCACGACCTGGCCATCCTCACCCTGGCTCAGCCGGTGCCGGTCGCGCCGGTGGCCGTCGCGAGCCCGCACGGCGAGACCGGCACGGTCGTCGGCTGGGGCGCCACCGCCGACGGCGACTGGGCCAACGCCCGGCTGCACACGGTGACCGTCCCGCTGGCCTCCGACGCCGACTGCGCCGCCGCCTACGGCACCGAATTCGATGCCGGCGAGGCGTTCTGCGCCGGCTCCACCATCGCCGACACCGGCGAATTCGACAGCGGCGGGCCGATTCTGGTCGACGGCAAGCTCGTCGGGGTCACCTCGTGGGGCAGGGGTTCGGCCCAGCCGGGCTACCCCGGCGTCTACGCCCGCGTCTCCTCCACCGCCTTCTGA
- a CDS encoding sulfite exporter TauE/SafE family protein, with the protein MTVVEVAELVGAGFAAGLVSVLVSLASLVSYPALLALGLSPVSANVTNTVSLVFIGAGAALGSRAELAGTRRIVLRLGLVAAVGGAGGSALLLIAPASTFQAVVPFLIGGASIFLLGQPYLARRRESRGVVAAPWWRAPLLWTAMLGSSVYAGYFGAAGGILVLAIMTAMFPDWPPHRINAVKNVVAMFANGAAALGFAGFGPVHWSFVAPLAVGFFLGGRVGPVIARRLPNNTLRVVAAGCGIAMAVKLAL; encoded by the coding sequence GTGACTGTCGTCGAAGTGGCCGAGTTGGTGGGTGCCGGATTCGCGGCCGGGCTGGTGAGTGTGCTGGTGAGCCTGGCGTCGCTGGTGTCGTATCCGGCGTTGCTCGCGCTCGGATTGTCGCCGGTGTCGGCGAATGTCACCAATACGGTGTCGCTGGTGTTCATCGGGGCCGGGGCGGCCTTGGGGTCGCGCGCGGAGCTCGCGGGCACCCGGCGGATCGTGCTGCGGTTGGGGCTGGTGGCCGCGGTCGGCGGGGCGGGCGGGTCCGCGTTGCTGCTGATCGCGCCGGCGTCGACGTTTCAGGCGGTGGTGCCGTTCCTGATCGGCGGGGCCTCGATCTTCCTGCTGGGACAGCCGTATCTGGCGCGGCGCCGGGAATCCCGCGGCGTGGTGGCGGCGCCGTGGTGGCGGGCGCCGCTGCTGTGGACGGCGATGCTCGGATCATCGGTCTACGCCGGGTATTTCGGGGCGGCCGGCGGAATTCTGGTGCTGGCCATCATGACCGCGATGTTCCCGGACTGGCCGCCGCATCGGATCAACGCGGTGAAGAACGTCGTCGCGATGTTCGCGAACGGGGCCGCGGCGCTCGGATTCGCCGGATTCGGGCCGGTGCATTGGAGTTTCGTGGCGCCGCTGGCCGTGGGCTTCTTCCTCGGCGGCCGGGTGGGACCGGTGATCGCCCGGCGGCTGCCGAACAATACGTTGCGGGTCGTCGCGGCCGGGTGCGGGATCGCGATGGCGGTCAAGCTCGCGTTGTGA
- a CDS encoding TetR/AcrR family transcriptional regulator produces the protein MTDSVPARAGKRERLADAAARVFHEQGVEKTTIADIARVAEVPVGNVYYYFKTKDQLVQAAIGAHARTLREVLDELERQEAPGDRLRALVRGWVEQRETAVQFGCPSGTLATELDKRADGLDVELATVMRELLAWIEAQFAAMGRADAAELAVALLASYQGISLLTNTFRDPGLMATEGRRLVGWIDSLEESVAV, from the coding sequence ATGACTGACTCAGTGCCTGCGCGGGCGGGTAAGCGGGAGCGGCTCGCGGATGCCGCGGCTCGGGTCTTCCACGAGCAGGGTGTGGAGAAGACGACCATCGCCGATATCGCGCGGGTCGCCGAGGTGCCGGTGGGCAACGTCTACTACTACTTCAAGACCAAGGATCAGCTGGTCCAGGCCGCTATCGGGGCGCATGCCCGCACGCTGCGCGAGGTGCTCGACGAGCTGGAACGGCAGGAGGCACCGGGTGATCGGTTGCGGGCGCTCGTGCGCGGCTGGGTCGAGCAGCGGGAGACCGCCGTGCAGTTCGGGTGTCCTTCCGGCACGCTCGCCACCGAGCTGGACAAGCGTGCCGACGGTCTCGATGTGGAACTGGCCACGGTGATGCGTGAGCTGCTCGCCTGGATCGAGGCGCAGTTCGCGGCGATGGGGCGGGCCGACGCGGCGGAACTGGCGGTGGCGCTGCTCGCCTCGTATCAAGGAATATCGTTGCTCACCAATACATTTCGTGATCCCGGGTTGATGGCCACCGAGGGGCGGCGGCTGGTGGGGTGGATCGACTCGCTCGAGGAATCGGTTGCGGTGTGA
- a CDS encoding SDR family oxidoreductase, which produces MIAVTGATGNIGNPLVHTLAAAGEQVIAISRGERPVDIPATATHRRADLGNLDDLAAAVSGARALFLLITGPQLTTGPEPHRLLETVATQGIRRVVFISSQGAATRPGSDGYARTLDFEKALAASDLEWTVLRPSGFAANTFAWIEPIRTGRPVTAPFADIGLPTVDPADIAAVAATALREDGHHSRTYTLTGPALITPRQQVQDLSAALGHPIPFEEATREEAFTNMIRFMPAPVAEHTLDILGSPVPAEQEISPDIEAVLGRPAGSYREWAVRNAAAFGPVSTAAGRV; this is translated from the coding sequence ATGATCGCGGTAACCGGCGCAACCGGAAATATCGGCAACCCCCTGGTCCACACCCTCGCCGCAGCCGGCGAACAGGTGATCGCGATCTCCCGCGGCGAACGCCCGGTCGACATCCCCGCGACGGCCACCCACCGCCGCGCCGACCTCGGCAACCTCGACGACCTGGCCGCCGCCGTATCCGGCGCCAGAGCCCTCTTCCTGCTCATCACCGGCCCCCAGCTGACCACCGGCCCGGAACCCCACCGCCTCCTGGAAACCGTTGCCACACAAGGCATCCGACGAGTGGTCTTCATCTCCTCCCAAGGCGCGGCGACCCGCCCCGGCAGCGACGGCTACGCCCGCACCCTGGACTTCGAAAAGGCCTTGGCCGCATCGGATCTCGAATGGACGGTGTTGCGCCCCAGCGGTTTCGCCGCCAACACCTTCGCCTGGATCGAACCGATCCGCACCGGCCGCCCGGTGACCGCCCCCTTCGCCGACATCGGCCTGCCCACCGTGGATCCCGCCGACATCGCCGCCGTGGCCGCCACCGCACTCCGCGAGGACGGCCACCACAGCCGCACCTACACCCTCACCGGCCCCGCCCTGATCACCCCGCGCCAGCAGGTCCAGGACCTCTCGGCCGCCCTCGGCCACCCGATCCCGTTCGAGGAGGCAACCCGAGAAGAAGCCTTCACCAACATGATCCGTTTCATGCCCGCGCCGGTCGCAGAGCACACGCTCGACATCCTCGGTTCCCCGGTCCCGGCCGAGCAGGAGATCAGCCCGGATATCGAAGCGGTGCTGGGCCGTCCGGCCGGGTCGTACCGCGAATGGGCAGTACGCAACGCCGCCGCGTTCGGCCCTGTCTCCACCGCCGCAGGCCGGGTCTGA
- a CDS encoding TetR/AcrR family transcriptional regulator codes for MSVPYESSGRIAQKSRTRRALVESTRRLLADGKNPTVEESAAAAGISRTTAYRYFPNQEALLIAAHPEIEHGTLLPEHPPADVDSRFDHVVREFTRLQLEWEPQLRMSLRMSLTPDNDAPPLRRGRAIGWFEEALAPLRDSHPGTDIHKLAIAVRSATGIEALIWLIDVAGLSRDDAVEVMRWTAHAQLDAARKGH; via the coding sequence ATGTCGGTTCCATATGAGTCCTCCGGGCGCATCGCGCAGAAGTCCCGCACCCGTCGCGCGCTGGTCGAGTCGACGCGGCGACTGCTCGCGGACGGAAAGAACCCGACCGTCGAGGAATCGGCAGCCGCGGCGGGAATCTCCCGCACCACGGCCTACCGATACTTTCCGAATCAGGAAGCGCTGCTGATCGCCGCCCATCCCGAGATCGAGCACGGAACACTGCTACCCGAACATCCACCGGCCGACGTCGACAGCCGGTTCGACCACGTCGTGCGGGAGTTCACGCGACTGCAGCTCGAATGGGAACCGCAACTGCGCATGTCGCTGCGCATGTCGCTGACACCGGACAACGACGCCCCGCCGCTGCGACGAGGCCGAGCCATCGGCTGGTTCGAGGAAGCACTCGCACCCCTTCGCGATTCCCATCCCGGCACCGACATCCACAAACTCGCGATCGCGGTCCGATCGGCCACAGGCATCGAAGCCCTGATCTGGCTGATCGACGTCGCCGGCCTGTCGCGTGACGACGCCGTCGAGGTCATGCGATGGACCGCACACGCCCAGCTCGACGCAGCCCGCAAAGGCCATTGA
- a CDS encoding response regulator transcription factor: MTNKQIAERLVISERTVENHLRSVYGKLGAPNRTALKTLLQG, translated from the coding sequence CTGACCAACAAACAGATCGCTGAACGGCTTGTCATATCCGAGCGGACCGTCGAGAACCACCTGCGCTCGGTGTACGGCAAACTCGGCGCCCCGAACCGAACAGCCCTCAAAACCCTTCTCCAAGGGTAA
- a CDS encoding tetratricopeptide repeat protein, producing the protein MPRDPDIRHRKPTDPHTDTTIAVPDKIGGFLNDQGLPGHAVRLHERTLADHERVLGGVHPVPVQRNRVATITGHT; encoded by the coding sequence GTGCCGCGGGACCCTGACATCCGCCACCGCAAACCCACCGACCCGCATACCGACACGACCATCGCCGTCCCCGACAAGATCGGTGGATTCCTGAACGACCAGGGACTACCCGGCCACGCCGTCCGGCTCCATGAGCGGACCCTCGCCGACCACGAGCGCGTTCTCGGCGGCGTGCATCCGGTGCCGGTGCAGAGGAATCGTGTCGCGACGATCACCGGGCATACCTGA
- a CDS encoding helix-turn-helix transcriptional regulator has protein sequence METAVHHDALARFGHALSDPTRTRILLSLRTAPEYPSQLAEQIGVTRQILSNHLACLRGCGLVVAVPEGRRSRYELADARIGRALDDLVGLVLAVDPACCPAAATEACC, from the coding sequence GTGGAGACCGCAGTGCACCATGACGCGCTGGCCCGGTTCGGGCACGCCCTGTCGGATCCGACCCGGACCCGGATCCTGCTGAGCCTGCGGACCGCACCCGAGTACCCGTCGCAGCTGGCCGAGCAGATCGGGGTCACCCGCCAGATCCTGTCCAACCATCTGGCATGCCTGCGCGGCTGCGGACTGGTCGTCGCGGTCCCGGAGGGCCGGCGCAGCCGCTACGAGCTGGCGGACGCACGCATCGGCCGGGCTCTGGACGACCTGGTCGGGCTGGTGCTCGCGGTCGACCCCGCCTGCTGCCCGGCCGCCGCGACCGAGGCGTGCTGCTGA
- a CDS encoding class F sortase → MKSGRTRIGACAAAAAVAVALIAGCGSADHSRPAAAANTAAASTTGVQTAPSIGRSTPVSFGISSIDATGSLIALGLNTDGSVQVPADYRQAGWYQKGPAPGEQGSAVILGHVDSYQGTGVFFSLKKVKPGDKIDVTRADGKTAHFKVTDVRMYDKTQFPDQVVFGPRGGATLQIVTCGGQFDQAAKSYLSNVVVFSSLDSVT, encoded by the coding sequence ATGAAGTCCGGTCGGACACGTATCGGCGCCTGCGCCGCCGCCGCGGCGGTGGCCGTGGCACTGATCGCGGGCTGCGGATCAGCGGACCACAGCCGACCGGCGGCGGCCGCGAACACCGCCGCCGCGTCGACCACCGGTGTGCAGACCGCGCCGTCGATCGGCCGCTCCACCCCGGTGTCGTTCGGGATCTCCTCGATCGATGCCACGGGATCGCTGATCGCGCTGGGGCTCAACACCGACGGCTCGGTCCAGGTGCCCGCGGACTACCGGCAGGCCGGCTGGTACCAGAAGGGCCCCGCACCGGGCGAGCAGGGCTCGGCCGTCATCCTCGGCCATGTCGACTCGTACCAGGGCACCGGCGTGTTCTTCTCCCTCAAGAAGGTCAAGCCCGGCGACAAGATCGATGTGACCCGCGCGGACGGGAAGACCGCGCACTTCAAGGTCACCGACGTACGCATGTACGACAAGACCCAGTTCCCCGACCAGGTCGTCTTCGGCCCCCGCGGCGGCGCCACCCTCCAGATCGTCACCTGCGGCGGCCAATTCGACCAGGCCGCAAAGAGTTACCTGTCCAATGTGGTCGTCTTCTCGTCCCTGGACTCGGTGACATAG